A genomic segment from Pyrodictium occultum encodes:
- a CDS encoding glutaredoxin family protein gives MRAAAAVALGAAVALLSLTLLVLAAHTRNGGPGPTATPAAGAEPPGRYIVILGSAACPHCRAMEAFFEEKLPGVAYFCDIDARGSSCWRAFSLLVAERVTLGVPTIVVCDAESHRVDGIVVGEYEDAGWWRSILSNGVSTGNATTIPVYIGGRLAGFVGARLGGMGSLYNLLCRETLADARALG, from the coding sequence GTGAGGGCCGCCGCAGCCGTGGCTCTGGGAGCGGCTGTCGCCCTCCTTTCCCTCACGCTACTAGTGCTCGCAGCCCATACCAGGAATGGTGGCCCGGGCCCTACCGCCACCCCGGCAGCCGGGGCCGAGCCTCCTGGAAGGTATATAGTGATCCTGGGCAGCGCGGCCTGCCCCCACTGCCGCGCCATGGAGGCGTTCTTCGAGGAGAAGCTGCCCGGCGTAGCCTACTTCTGTGATATAGACGCTAGAGGGTCTAGCTGCTGGAGGGCTTTCAGCCTTCTCGTGGCTGAGAGGGTTACGCTCGGCGTGCCCACAATCGTTGTCTGCGACGCCGAGAGCCATAGGGTTGATGGCATAGTTGTAGGGGAGTACGAGGATGCAGGCTGGTGGAGGAGCATCCTTAGCAATGGCGTGTCGACGGGCAATGCCACTACCATACCCGTGTACATTGGGGGCAGGCTGGCCGGGTTCGTCGGCGCCAGGCTCGGCGGCATGGGGAGCCTCTACAACCTGCTGTGCCGTGAAACCCTGGCTGATGCTAGGGCCCTGGGGTAG
- a CDS encoding DUF4258 domain-containing protein, which yields MEDVAACWYSLRVSRHARERMEERRVSLDEVLEALENPVQLVYDEEKDVYLALGVNDVAVVYAARGRVVEIVTVMRRGEYEALVGRLRGRRYRVVY from the coding sequence GTGGAGGACGTGGCGGCCTGCTGGTACAGCCTGAGAGTCTCCCGGCACGCCCGGGAGAGGATGGAGGAGCGCCGCGTAAGCCTTGACGAGGTGCTGGAGGCCCTCGAGAACCCGGTGCAGCTCGTCTACGACGAGGAGAAGGACGTCTACCTAGCCCTCGGCGTGAACGATGTCGCGGTCGTCTACGCGGCGCGGGGCAGGGTAGTGGAGATAGTCACTGTCATGCGGAGAGGGGAGTACGAGGCCCTGGTAGGGAGGCTCAGGGGCCGCCGCTACAGGGTGGTATACTAG
- a CDS encoding cytochrome c biogenesis protein CcdA, with protein MRLLGELAALAALDSINPCTFYIYAVLLLSVSLKERRSRAVLAAGLAFVAGIYAGYTLLGLGIAGAASRLSAWLLSLAAGAYGVYNIAVGLYELRGGRPGLQRPGVRLAPRAVRTAGLLGAAGLGLLLSFTLLPCSGGPLVAFIVLARASGYQGLAVLPLLMLYNVIFVSPLVGMGLAVSALYRVERVQHAVTRAAPYASIAAGAALVAVAVYVAGLG; from the coding sequence ATGAGGCTCCTCGGCGAGCTCGCTGCATTGGCTGCCCTCGACAGTATTAACCCCTGCACATTCTACATATACGCTGTCTTGCTGCTCTCGGTCTCCCTTAAGGAGAGGCGCAGCCGGGCAGTACTAGCCGCCGGGCTGGCCTTCGTAGCCGGGATCTATGCGGGGTACACGCTACTGGGCCTCGGGATAGCGGGTGCGGCCTCCCGGCTCTCTGCGTGGCTGTTATCGCTCGCCGCGGGCGCCTACGGGGTCTATAACATCGCCGTAGGACTCTACGAGCTGCGCGGCGGGAGGCCCGGACTCCAGAGGCCTGGGGTCAGGCTGGCCCCGAGGGCTGTGCGCACCGCCGGTCTACTGGGGGCTGCGGGGCTTGGGCTGCTGCTCTCCTTCACCCTGCTGCCGTGCAGCGGCGGCCCCCTGGTGGCTTTCATAGTGTTGGCTAGGGCCAGCGGCTACCAGGGGCTGGCGGTGCTCCCGCTCCTAATGCTGTACAATGTTATCTTTGTCTCGCCGCTGGTAGGCATGGGGCTCGCCGTCTCGGCCCTGTACCGCGTGGAGCGTGTGCAGCACGCTGTTACCCGGGCGGCGCCCTACGCCTCCATAGCTGCTGGTGCCGCGCTGGTTGCCGTGGCCGTCTACGTGGCGGGGCTGGGCTAG